In Argiope bruennichi chromosome 4, qqArgBrue1.1, whole genome shotgun sequence, the sequence GCTCGCAACAGAAAGTTATACTACTATATACGTAATTCATCTTTAACCAGattcaaatattcttaatgtcagccaattaaattttaaagaagttcaAGGCAAGAAATTCATTCTTaactatttaacaaataaaaattttgaccaATACTTACCAACTTGTAGATGCAATCTACTTTGATCTTTCACGCATCTTCCTGCGTTTCCTCTTCAACCTTCGCATCCTCTTCTTTCTCCACTATAAAAGGGTATAAGAAcgttattttcttaattcaataagaaataaacttCGATTTCAATTGCATGATCAGTTGAACTGCaaatgcaattatattatttcattaaaaacaatttattgtttCTCATATTAATCTCAAAAGAAAACGATTCATATGCTtatcaaattaacttttaaaattcacttgGAGAAATCAAGGGAACAGCATATATAATGCCACGTGGTTACGTATGGTGCAatacattttacagaaattttcaaacttctttaaaacattattagctCGATTACGATACATTATCCTGTACaacgtaataaaatatttcctctaaatttaacaattttaactCAAATTCGTCCAGAATTAAACGCTACAAAAACTACGTCTAACATTTATTCTTCAAACATTTCTTACGAAtagcattacattaaaaataagcaaacttACCTTTGCTCtcatttttaggaaataatttaaatgttaaaactctAAGAAAGAGCAATCAATTTTCTCGATTGAAAAGGATATCGTATGATGATTCCTCAACAACTATCGACGACGCCGGATAGGTGAAGAATGAATTCAGAGCACCAAAGGAGGGAAGATAAGACGAGCAACAGTTAAGAAAAATAACTGTAGAATAGATGCACACTAGAGCTTTCGGAAAATGAATTCGAAACGGTTTATTTGAAAtcgaaaaattctatttaaaattaatattttcatattgctAAATATCCGATAcgatatccaaaaaaaaaaaatttttttttgttatttttacagtCAAATTGTagcagaagaaataaattttaaaaaaatgtgttaacgTTGGTAAAGTACGCCTTTTACTGGTATCAAGCAAATATGAAAgcgcagaatttattatttttattttctgtgatgtagtatttattaattctgaattctttggaatttttgcagaaaaattttttaagccaatttttattaaaatgggtAAACGAGATACACGATATGTAagctttcttcttttctttatcttttaagtttgaaaatatgtgaaatttatactgagaggtgtttttttttttgtatttccaatatttatttgatgtttCATCATTAAAGTATTCAGtgctttttattcattatatcatTCTGTAAAGTAGTTCACTTATTACTGTTGCACTGACAGCTTATAGAATTGTTAGAAATAATATGTGATTATATTCGATTCAGTTCTATCGCATTTGCACATTGCAATCCAGCTTTTGGTTTTGCAAAGAAAAGCTTTGATAAACATTCCTTATTAGTAAGAtgagatttcttaaaataatatgtgGCTAGAATTGTCGTTTTTCAGAATACTTAAGGGAAATGGACAATAATAATAACCCACATAAAAGTTAGAGAATTCATGTAGTATATTAAGAGAAACGTGTTTTTTCCATCCAAATCTTCACTATGACAGATAGGAATACTCGCAATTTGATAGTGTTGTGCATTTCTTCTCATCAAATTAAAACAAGCATGTGATTAttatgtaattcaataaaaatttgaggAGATGTCTAAaagataataaaggaaaatatatttatttgaatcagtAATAGgtacaaataagaaaatttcagaaatattgatttatatttcaagtatcagtgaaaaaatttaggtgaaaaagaatttaataaaaaagaattatatctaATTTGGAACAGTTTAAGACTTCTtcaaggaaagaagaaaaaagattttaatgtttattaaaatcttcattttgattgtcaaaatgttttagattattgggcaaaaaattgtatttttaattaatctgttgTACTTGAAATTTCAGTggagtttataaataaaacagaaatgctGATCTATTGAATTCcgtatagatttatttattttttcttcaataatttaaaatcataaatatatgtgTGGACTTTACAAATCATCTGGATGGTGGCTAAATGCTATGAAGTcttaatttagattatatttaaaatttgattttgaatgatattgtaattatttcaatttatagtgTATAGTACTTCTTTAATCATGCTTTGCATTGCTTATTttgtcaataattattttatagccacttttttctctttttgtatttttcttttttataaaattaattatatcatattatttttgtatttattatttgaaataaattgttatttaaattagacatgattttatctttttatgatatttatctATTTAGGCATTTATGAATCCAATTGCCATGGCCAGAGCTCGTGGACCAATTTCTTCTGGAGGACCTTCTATACGAGATTACATGAACAGAGATCGTCCTTCATGGTAAAGATTCaaataaaaccaatttattttatataatttatatgaattgttacagtttgaatatatttatatataaaataaaatattggaaacatttttaGATATAGCTTCCTTtggttaaatttataatttgatagaggtattttatatcaaaattctttttgtctTAATGCTTAACATTTGAATGGCTAATACCAATAATACTTTTGtatagattttttcttttttttttctgactttttacatttctattttctttcagttGTGAGTATTAGTTTGTAGATACTGGAAGTTTCTGATTTCccattagtttaattatattcatattcagTTTTGAAACTATCCAAAGAGTACTTCTAAATGAATCACATAATTTTGAGTTGAGACCACTTGACAAAAATGATACTTAGCTGAACTCCTCTCTCTAATGTCTTTATCGAgacaaaaattttggaatttttttccccaatttcaattttttttcataccagTAGGCAAGCATTTCATCCTCATAGATTAAACATATATCTGATCTACATGCAATACAGATAATATTTGGTCTAAAAGTCTTACGCCCAGTGTTGTGACTGCCACTGTGATACATCAATTCAAGATTAAGATATTGTTAAGGAAtatcaatgaaaatgaatgaaatagttATATACCCTTGTGAGATGACATGGTTCagcattatttttctgaatataacgacttttattcattttcattgatgTTCCTTATCCATTTGTTACTTTTTGCTTTGCGTGGACATTTACTTTTTATCCAATTCATCATGACTCATAACAAATCTTTGATGAAGGGTGTTTTGAATGTACAACTGCTCATTTCCAGTATAGAAATTTTATCTACcctaaatctaatttttcatgtatattaaaTCTGTGAAAGAACTTGTGAAAACtgtctttaattacttttttttttgcgataaatTTGTTAACAGTTTGTTTTTTCACTGAAAATTGCTCATTGCTGTTCCTTTGCTTTAATGATTAAGCTTCTACTTCAGATATctggaagaaaaagaaacaaattttgttgTTTAGGAAATGTGGCTAGAAATTAGCATTATATGGCCTACTTCgttatttcttttgtcttttcaTCATTTATGACTACAGGATATGTTTTTTCACTGATGAATTTGTGTTTCCTTTCTGAagtttgaataacatttttgtaaactatacatttttaatattttatggcgAAGGAATTTTTTGATCTGATCAAGTCTATGTTGTTGTAATAATAATGTATTCGATGCTTGTAAATGtactaattatatataaagtattgaTAAAGCTATGAAACTAACTTTAGGGAAGAagtgaaagaaatattacaaaagaaaaaagaggGCTCTAAAACACTTGCAGCTTGGGAGGAAAAGATGAATGATGTATGTATagtatattgtttcaaatttccatttacaaacaatgaatccattttctttttattttcctttattgaatattaaggcatgtttttaatttgatttacttaaaaatacaattataagaaaCTGGAGTTAAAGAATactatgattttttattaattgtatagaAATTTCGAGAAGAACTCAGACGCAACAGAGAGAAATTACTTGGAGAAAGTTCATCGTGTGAGGTATGTTagtcattgttattattttattattttaattgaaaaaaaatgaatttaaatgttttatataagaaaatattctttctttaaagaaaaagaaatcaaagaaaagaaagaaaaagcggGTGAGTGGCTGTGTTCATTTAGTTGTACTTAGTTGATGTAGTTTTAAACAGAATTGCAGATTcattgagatttaattttatatatatatatatatatatatttgacctGTATACTGTAATCTTATATATTGTCTTCAAAGacacatttaaagtttttctatatttcttagaatatctatatttatttttttataagaaaagaaaagatggTTATCAGAATGTTTATAAGCATGTCAATTTccagttttaaattttctcttctgTAAAAAGTAATagtgttaattttctttatttgtgttaatgttcgttattttttctctctaaaatttgtAGTTGCTAGCCTTTTTTTCCGCCCattctttggaattttatttacGAATGGACTCATCATAATAGAATtccactttatttaattattcattaagtGATTTTATACTTACGGATAAAATTATAATgtcaagaaattttcattttgttaatcataatttaatcCAATATAATTATGctctaataaaataaagatggggaatgattttaaaaaaataaagcttctgGAATATACTGGCTCATAAATAAGATAAACAAAattgatgttattaaaaaaaatgtagaatttaa encodes:
- the LOC129965797 gene encoding protein FAM133-like isoform X1, whose amino-acid sequence is MGKRDTRYAFMNPIAMARARGPISSGGPSIRDYMNRDRPSWEEVKEILQKKKEGSKTLAAWEEKMNDKFREELRRNREKLLGESSSCEKKKSKKRKKKRSSSSSSSSSSRSKEDNSEDEARSYKHKHKKSKKKKHDKYLNEHKKHSDSSSKYSKGIKKKHKREK
- the LOC129965797 gene encoding protein FAM133-like isoform X2; translated protein: MGKRDTRYAFMNPIAMARARGPISSGGPSIRDYMNRDRPSWEEVKEILQKKKEGSKTLAAWEEKMNDKFREELRRNREKLLGESSSCESSSSSSSSSSRSKEDNSEDEARSYKHKHKKSKKKKHDKYLNEHKKHSDSSSKYSKGIKKKHKREK